ATCAGGAATAATGTGCCTGCAACAAGTGCAGTAACATATGATTCTGATATCAGGCCAAGTGTTTCTAGAAAAGTCTTCTGTTCCTGCCTGTTTTCCCTCGTGTACTGTGAGGCTTTATTTCTGAAATAATCAGAGAGATTACTGCCGCTTGATATGCTTGCAACAGCGCCCTGATAAAAATCCTTCATTCTGTCGCTCGGTGTATATTGGCCGGCCACCCTTAAAGCCTCAACAAGATCCTTTCCAAATATGTCAACATCGCGTGCAACAAATCTTGCTTCCACTGAACTTTCGCCATATATCGGACTTTCTCCAAGAAGCCTGAATACTTCTGCCGGAGTGATTCCTGCTGTGGACATTGCAGTAATATAATTTATTGCATATGGGAGAGTAGAATCAATATTCCTCTTTCTTTCCCCTGCCAGTATTCCGGGATAAATTAAAAACAGAGAATAAGTAATCCCCCCGAATATCAAAAGAGAGAGTATCACAACCAGAACTGTACCTATTATAAGATTATACTGGCTAAGGGTTATGATTATGTCAGGAACCTGTCCGCGGTAAACTACCAGGTTTGGGAGTTTTAAGATATATGTTATGATTCCTATGATAAATGCCATAAGAAGTCCCGCAATTATTGCTGACACATACGCTGTTGCAAGATATGCCTCAAACGGCGTTTTCATTCTGGCCTTAATCATATCAGTTCTAAGAGACAGATAATCATCTCTCTTTCTTCTGGCGCGTTCACCCATTAGGTTGAAGCAGAATCTCTCAAGACTATTCATAGAGATCAGCCCTTACAAGATTCATAATTGCGTCAGGATCTCTGTAATATGACATCAGAACCTTTCCAACATCCTTATAATTCCTGAGTTTCTTAATTCTCATCCATTCAAGAATTTCCTGTCTCCTCTTTAATTCTTCACGAATTCTCTCCTCGTTCCAGCCACGTTCTTCCATTATTTCTTCAAGAATGTATGATTTTCCGGAATAACGTATTTCATCCGTTGCAGCATACCATTTAAAGACATCATTTGTGATCAATTCACGTGTTCTTGGGTCAATGTCGAGAATCTCAATAAGTTGTTTGTTTCTCCTTATCCTCTGCCCGCCAACCCTTGACTGAACCTGAACACTGACAAGGTGAAGTGCGTTCAGCATATTTCTTGGAACATTGAGGGGTGGATTTTCAAGCCTGTGCACAACACTTGCAACTGAATCTGCATGCATTGTTGCATACGTAATGTGGCCGGTACTCATTGCCTGAAAAAGGGTAAGGGCCTCATTTCCTCTTACCTCACCTACTATGATATATTCAGGCCTCTGTCTGAGTGCAGCCCTCAGGAGCTCATACATATCGATTGAACCCTTCCCGTCAGAGTCAAATGACTCTCTGGTAATGCTTGGAATCCAGTTTTTATGTGGAAGTTTTAGTTCCCTTGTATCCTCAAGAGTTACAATTTTTGCAAGAGGAGGTATGAAGAGTGATATCGCATTCAGTGATGTGGTCTTTCCGGAAGCAGTTCCGCCTGCAAAAATACATGATTTTCCGCTTTCAACAGCAAGCCAGATGTAAGCAATTGAAAGTGGCGTGAATGTTCCCCATTCTATGAGATCAGTCGGCGTAATAGGTTCTTCTTTGAATTTTCTTATTGTAAATGTGGAACCGTGTGCCGTAACTTCAGTTCCAAGAGTCATCTGAATTCTTGAACCGTCAGACATTGTGGCATCGAGCATGGGTTCTGCGATTGATATATATTTCCCGGCTCTTTGTG
The sequence above is a segment of the Methanoplanus limicola DSM 2279 genome. Coding sequences within it:
- a CDS encoding type II secretion system F family protein, which encodes MNSLERFCFNLMGERARRKRDDYLSLRTDMIKARMKTPFEAYLATAYVSAIIAGLLMAFIIGIITYILKLPNLVVYRGQVPDIIITLSQYNLIIGTVLVVILSLLIFGGITYSLFLIYPGILAGERKRNIDSTLPYAINYITAMSTAGITPAEVFRLLGESPIYGESSVEARFVARDVDIFGKDLVEALRVAGQYTPSDRMKDFYQGAVASISSGSNLSDYFRNKASQYTRENRQEQKTFLETLGLISESYVTALVAGTLFLIILQSIMSTISGSSSPLFLYAVIYGIIPMGSIMFVILIDSMTPEV